Genomic DNA from Bacteroidales bacterium:
TCCATGAACCATTTTGTGGATTGTAATCCATTTTCTGGTCAGGGGAATCCCAACCATTTGGAGTGGCTGAACCAACAAGTCCGATCATATAAGGATCGAGGCTATAGGTAAGAGCTGTAGTATTTGCGGATAACTGATACCAGCCATTGGAAGGAGGAGTTATTCCAACACCATTCACAGCAAGAGATGCCCCACTGGCACCATATGTAATGTTTGCATCAGGATCTTTCAGGGTGAAAGGCTGGGTAACATCCAGTTTTACGAAACCAAAATATGCACCATCTCCGAGGGCTGACTCTATTTTCTGGGCCATTCCTGAGCCTATGAGTTCAAGGCGGGGTAACCCGTAAGTGGATACATTTGCAGTAACAACTGCTGAAGTGTATTCCATTGGATCTGAACCTGTACCTGGAGCGCCAGTGCCGGCATCAACAACCAGGATAGAACGAATTCTAAAATCAACAGAAGTAGTCTGATCTGCTGGAAGTTTCTTTAGAAGTAACCCGTTCAAATCGCTAACCGAAATTTTTATCTCGGTATTTTTTACACCAGTATATAAGGTAACAGCATCAACGAAATTATTTCCGGTAACGCAAGCTTCCAGGAAGTAATTGGCTGAAGCATTGAAACCAGGATTTACAGGGGTTCCAACGAAAGTAAGGATATTAGTCCCATTAGCCCTTGTAAGTGTCAGGTCAGGAAGAGTTTGAAGGGTTGGTGCGGCAGGGTCAGTTAACATCACGACCTTGTCACCATCCTTTTCACAGCTGGCAAAAAGGCTGATCATTCCAAGGAAAGCCAAGTATATGATTAATTTGCTTTTCATATCGATTAAGGTTTAGAGGATTAGTAACCAGGATTTTGTTTGATGTTTGGATTTGCAGATACCTCAGCACCCGGAATCGGGAATACGTTCAAATGGTTAGAGGTAGCAGAACCATTGAAAGTTCCACCTTTCCAGGCCCATTTGTAATTGCCGTCGGTAAACTGACCGAAACGAACGAGGTCAGTACGTCTTTGTGCTTCATAGTAGAATTCACGTCCACGTTCATCAAGGATGAATTGGGCATTTAACTGAGCAGCTGTGATATTACCACTGTTGTCGCCAAATGCACGTGTACGGATGGTATTGATATCTGCAACGGCATCAGCTGTATTTCCCAATCTGAAATTGGCTTCTGCTCTCATCATGATAGCGTCAGCAAAGCGGAAAATAGGAAAATCAGTACTTGCAAATGCAGAATTATAATTTGCAGCTTGTGATTCATCAGCATTCCTGGCTGTGAATTTGTAAACTCCAATTCCATAATCTCCACTGGAAGAAGCACTTGGAATATCCGGGCTCTTTTTAACCCTTAGATAAACCCTGCTATCTTTACTTGTGGTGAAGAAAGGATCGGTATCCCAGGGAACAGGGTTTCCACCATAGGTAGCCAGGGTGTCGATCATTACATTAAGGAATTGTTTCCTTGCCCTGTTACCATTCCAGTTTGTATTGGTAGTTAGACCATGGAAATCTTCAGCCCTGAGGTAAACAGCGTCACTGCTTGATTCAATTATGAAGGTTGTTCCAACATAACCCTGGATATTGATACCATCCTGTGCAAAACCGAAGATCATTTCAGGATTGCTTTGTCCGTCGTTATCAGCACTGAAATTCTGGCGATAGTTATCAGCCAGTGAATAGGCACCGCTGGTGATTACCTTATCAGCATAATATTTACAGCTGTCCCATTTAGCGGTTCCGGTATAAACTTCAGCATTAAGATAAAGTTTAGCAAGCAGCATCCATACAGCTCCTCTGTCGGCTTGTGGATAAGCTGTTCCGGGATCTGATAACTTATCTTCAATTGATTTCAACTGAGAAACGATGTAGTTAAAGAGCATTGGACGTGCAACGAGCAATTCTCTGTCAAGCTGTGTGGGATAAAATTTACCAACACCATCGGATTCTGTTGTGAAAGGAGGATTTCCAAAAAGATCAAGATACCAATAGTAAGCTAAAGCCCTTAGATATTTGGCTTCAGCATTATACCTTATAATCTTGGGGTCGGAGTTACCTTCAGTAAATTTGATGTAATCGTTGGCATAAGTGATAGATAAACCTAATCTCTGGTAGAGAGCTGTCAGGAATGGGTTGCTGGAACTCCATGTCTGAGTATTCAGATCAGCAATACCTACGTCACCCCAGGCACAAATTGCTTCATCAGTTGTAATTTCCTGGCAATTCCAGAAAGCCCTCATGGTGGTAAAGAAGTTTCCATCAGATGCACTGATATCATCTCCTCTTCCATCACCGGAACCCTGGCCTGAAATGATAAAACTTGCATAAATCTTCCCTAATACTTGTTTCATGTATTCAGGGTCATCGCTTAGATTACCTGATAAAATTGTATTAGGGTCTTTGGGAGTAACATCAAGATCTTTCACGCATGATACAATCATCAATGCTGAAAGGGCTATTCCTATTATAAATGTGTTTCTTTTCATAATGCAATGTAGTTTTTAACGATTAGTAACTTAAGCTAAGACCAACCATAAAGATGCGAGGCCTGGGGTAGAAGTTGTTGTCAATTCCACCGGATACCTCAGGATCAATACCGCTATACTTGGTAATGGTAAGGGCATTTTGAATTGTAAAGCTTAAGCGGGCATTCATCTTTTTACAGAATTCATCAAAATTATAACCAACGCTTACATTATCCAGTTTAAAGAAAGAAGCGTTTTCAACGAAATAATCGCTGGTAAACTGGCGCTTAACAAACTTGGTATCATCAAGGAAAGTAGGCTCATTATGCCAGTAACCGATTTGGTACATCTGGTCGTAGGAAGCACCTGCTGCAACCTGGTTGTAAACATAGTTACCAATGCTGGCGCGGGTAGAGGCAGCCATATCAAAGTTCTTATAGTTTACTCTGAAGGAGAATCCCATCAGGTAATCAGGTGCAGGGTTATGGTAGATATATTTATCATTGTTATCACCATTAACTGATCCACCTTCACCGGAAAGGTCAACATATAAACCTTCAACCGGGTTTCCATCAGCATCATAAACCTGTTTGTTTACGAAGAAGGAGTATGCGGGGAATCCAACCCTGGTAACTTGTTTCTGACCAGTGAAAGCATCACCATAAAGTACACCAATGAATTTAGGGTCATCGGAAAGTAACAGTTTGGTAATTTCATTCTTGTTATAGGTCAGATTAAAGCCAATATTCACGGAGAAATCCTTTTTAAGGACAGGGATAACATTCAAACTCAACTCAGCACCCTTGTTTTCAAGGCTTCCGACATTGGTAAGCAAGATGTTGGAGAAGTTGCTTCCGGTTGGGATAGTAACTGTATTGAGAAGGTCATCGGTAACCCTTTTATAAAGGTCGAATGAACCGGTGATCCTGTCTTTCATGAATCCGAAGTCAATACCAATATTCTGGGTGGTAGTTTCTTCCCATTTGATATTGGGGTCATAGGTACTTGGACGTAATGTAGGGATATATTCTCCATCAATGATATAATAGGATCCTGTTGAAGAGTTGACATATCTAGCCATGTATGGGTAATCGTTCCCTATATCCTGCTGACCGGTAACACCCCAACCTAAGCGTAATTTCAAATCAGAAACAACGGTAACATCTTTCAGGAAAGATTCTTCTTTAATTTTCCAGGCAAAAGCAGCTGATGGGAATAAGCCCCAACGGTTATCTTTTGAGAAACGTGAGGAACCATCTTCGCGTAATGTAAAGGTGAGTAAATACCTATCCATAAAGGTATAATTTAGACGACCGAAGAAGGAAACAAGGTAGTTCTCAGTGATTGATTTTGTAACAATCTTTTGATCTGTTTCTCCAACCAGATGATAAATGAAACTCAAATTATCATTATTGCGTTCGAAATGCTGCCATGAATAACCGCCAGTCAGATCAATTTTAGAACGAATCGATTCGAGATCCTTGGTGTAGTTCAGGTAGAAGTCCAACAGGTTGTTAGTATTTTTTCCAATATACTCACTATAATTTCCAGTTGAAGGTACAGTAAGATTGGTAGGCCAACGGTCGTTATGACCATCACTCTTGGTATAATCCGTTGCAAGATTCAGATTTGCGCGCAAATCAGGAAGGAAAGGAAGTTTGTAATCCAACTGAATATTCCCGATGAATCTGTTAACTATTGACGTGTTGTCAATATCCAGGGCTTGTTGCAGCGGATTCATTGTTCCCAGGTTGGCATCATAATTCATCCAGTTGAAATAACCATTTGAATTTTCATTTCCATCTCTTACAACCTGTGAAGGATCCATTGCAATTGCCGAACCAACGGCACCGGCATCTCCATAATTATGGTGAGCACTCATTCCTTTTGCATTCATTGTTACTTTCAATGAATTGTCGAAGAATGTCGGATTGAGGCTAATTGCACCGGTGAGGCGCTGCATATCAGTATTCTTAACAATACCTTCCTGTCCGGTGTAACCTAAAGAAATGCGGTATGGGAGAGATTTAACGGCACCGGTCAGACTCACATTATGATCCTGTGAAATGGCTGTGCGGTAAATTTCCTTTTGCCAGTCGGTGTTGGCACTGCCAAGCTTATTATAGCTATCGGCACCAAAAAGGTCTTTATGATTGAATGCAATTTCCCTGATCTGATCCCCTGAGTAAACATCTATAAAAGCAGTAGGAACAGAGAAAGAGGTGCTTCCGTTATAGGCTAACTTCATACCTGAGCCTACAACACCTTTTTTAGTCGTGATCAGGATGACACCGTTTGAAGCGCGTGATCCGTAAATGGCTGTAGCAGAAGCATCTTTCAGTACTGTGAAGGTTTCAATGTCGTTGGGGTTAACAAAAGAAAGAATGTTTGAACTTCCGGCAACACCGTTATTATCGATAGGAACACCATCAATAATAATGAGAGGGTCGTTTGAAGCATTGAGTGAAGAACCTCCACGAACACGAATGGTAGCTCCGGCTCCGGGGGCACCCCCTGCTGTAGTGATAACAACACCGGCGCTCTTACCAACAAGGAGTTCCTGGGCTGAGTTAATAACACCACGGTTGAAATCTTTGGTGCTGACGGTTGAAATTGATCCGGTAGCATCAGATTTCTTAACCTGGCCATAACCGATTACGACTACCTCACTAAGACCTGTTGAGGAGGAATTCAAAACAACATCAATGGTTTTCTGGGCTCCTACAACAACTTCCTGAGTAGTATAACCTATGTAGGAAAAAACCAGGGTAGAACCTGCATTGACATTGAGGCTGTATTTACCATCAATATCTGAAATGGTTCCGGTGCTGGTTCCTTTAATAAGTACAGTAACGCCTGGTAATGTTTTACCATCCGCTCCATCAGTAATTTTTCCTGTTAACTTAACCTCTTGAGCATAGGCTTGAAAACTAAATGCCCATACAAGGATAAGAAACAGGACCTTGAAAGAGATAAATTGTTTCTTCATAGATCTGGCTTTCTTGTGGTTAAACAAATGTTAAATTATATTGAACTTGAGGTTGAATTTTCGTAATTTGGAGTATTAAAAGGCCGGAACAGTATTGAACTAAGCGAAAAAGTAATGTGTAATCCGGATCAAAACTAAAGAATTAATAAACTAATATAACTCACTATGTTAAAGAATCATAAAGAAACAATGAAAAAAAATGGTGAAATCGTTTTCGCAAACGTTTGCATCTGTGTATTCTAATAAATCTTTTTATAAATCGCTGACAAATACTCCGAAAGAGCTTGTCAATACATAGTTATAGAACGTTGTCTTTATAACATGTTGAGATTAGTTTAATATACTTTATGATTTATTTTAGTAACATCGTCCAATTATTATATCCTTCCTTGAAGAATTGTTATGTCCAAAACAGTCACACATCACCATTGATTTATGTATATATATAATTGACTTTACATATTTTTTTGTTATATATAATTATCCATTTCAGTAAGGTTTCCATATCATCATGAATCATTACCGGGATTCAAAAAATATTCATATCTTTAGTCACAACATCTCTCATTGGTATGACGAAACCCACTCCCTTAACGATTAAAGATATTGCCAGGAATCTTGGTGTATCAGTTTCAACTGTTTCAAGAGCTTTAAAAGATCATCCTGATATCAGCTCAGAAACAAAGATGATGATCAAGACTTATGCTGAACAGGTTAATTACAGACCCAATGTGCTAGCATTAAGTTTGCGTAAGCAGAAATCCAATACGATTGGACTGATTATACCTGCGATTGTACATCATTTTTTCTCTTCTGTGATCAGTGGTATTGAAGATCTTGCATACAAAGAAGGATATAATCTTATCATCTGCCAATCAAATGAAAATCAGCACAGGGAGGCGATAAACCTTCAAACACTGATTGATCACAGGGTAGATGGAATCCTGGTTTCCCTCAGTAAGACCACACAGGAATTTGATCATTTCAGGGAGGCCATTGATAGTGGAACCCCTATTGTCTTTTATGACCGGGTTTCTGATGAACTTGAAGTGGATAAAGTAATTACGGATGATTTCGAAGGTGGTCGAATTGCAACTCATCATTTAATTAATCGCGGATGCAGAAAGATACTACACCTTGCGGCACCACAACATCTCTTAATTGGTAAAAACCGCAGCAATGGTTATTGCGAAGCCTTGCGGGAAAACAACCTGGAAGTGCGTGAAGACTGGATCCTCAAATGTGATACCCGGGAAGAAGTCCTTACGCTGAGAAATCATCTTATAAACCTTGCTCCTGAAATAGACGGAATTTTTGCTGTTAATGACAGCACTGCCATTGAGGCCATACGAGTGCTTCAAAGTCACAACTTCAGGGTGCCGGAAGATATTGCTGTTATTGGATATGGAGATGGACCGAATGCAACGATTATTCATCCTGAATTGACAACCGTTGTTCAAAAAGGCTATGAAATGGGAAGGGAAAGTGTAAAGATGTTACTTAGAAGACTGAATAACCCTGCTGCTGAGATAAATTTCCAGACAAAAGTGTTTAAACCAACACTGATTGTGAGGCAATCGGCGTAAAGGGTGTCTTTGTTTGTCCCCCTTTGCAAAAGGGGGTGTCCGCCTTGGCGGACGGGGGATTTCTTCCATGAACAGAGCGGTTGTTGTAGATGCAAAATCCCCCCCGGGAAAATTCAAATCCCCCTAACCCCCTTTTCCAAAGGGGGACGCAGCCGAAGGTTGACGGGGAATTTTCGAGGTGAACTCTATACTGCCAGTCATACTATTCACTGAATAAACCTGTCAGGTTTCGAAAACCTGACAGGTTTAAACCACCGAATATTGTATCCCCTTTATCTAATAAGGGAGGCAGCCGCAGGCTGACGTGGGATTTACGCAGAAAGCAGAAAAGTGCTCAAACTTGCAAAAGGCCCTTCATTGCCAAAATCCCCCTAGATCCCCCTTTTCCAAAGGGGGACGATGTCTTGTTATGTTTTTCCCTTATCTAAAGGGGGACGACGCCTTGTTACTCTTTTTTTCCTTTTCCAAAGGGGGACGCTAATGAGGCACTTATCTTGATTTAATAAACCACGACTTTCTTAGTAGTAACCTGATTACCTACCTGTACCCGGATCAAGTACAAACCAGGTGTTTCAGGGTACCAGGTAAGGAGTTTCTCCTGATTCAATTTGCCTTTCATTGGTTTACTTACCTGGATTCCTGAGAGGTTGTAGAAACTAACTTCATAGAGTTGATTTCCTTTACAGGTCAGTAATATCTTACAGGCATCAGTTACAGGATTTGGAGCAATCTGTACATCAAATCCAGAAGCTACATTTTCTCCAAAACCATAGGGATTAGCTACTTTTTTGGAAAGGTAGACTTTTGCTTCTCCTGCTTTCAAGGTGATTGGCGCAGTTACATCGGATACTTCGATTGAATCGTTGTTCAGATAATCGTACCACCTGCCTGTATTATGAAAGTTCGGAATAATGTTGGTTGAGGTGATATTGAAATTCCCGAGAATTACAGCTGACATGGAAGCATCCTGCAACTTGATTTTTTTCAAAGCGCCACCCACCTCAAGTGTGAAATTCTGGGTGCGGAAAACTGGATTCTCTGTCCGCAGATGGATAAGTGCAGCATAAGTATTGTAAAGATCACGGCGACGTTCCTGGCTCATATAATCCCACCTCGGTGGTTTATTATCCAGGCGGGAAGCTGAGGTGCCACTTGGATAATTGATGGAATAATCATACCCCATTTCACCAAACTGCCATATCATTTTAGGACCGGGAATGGTCAGAAAGAAGGTGGCTGTAAGTGCAGCTCTTTGCAATGCGATCGTGGTATCTTTGATAGAGTAGCCGGCTGTGGAATTTCCTGACGAAATACATTTAAACATCTGGCGTTCCTCATCATGGCTCTCCATATAGGAAACCAGGGTCGGATTGGACCAGCCCCTTGAAGCATAAGAAGCCCAGGAGATATCACTGTTCGAAGTATAGCCCATGGCTGCCTCATTATAGTTATAGTTGATATTTCCCCAAAGCAACATTCCACGATTGGATAATTCCTTTTCTTCATCATTGTTTGCGAAATGTTCCAATATCAGCACTGCATTGGCATTTTTAGCTTTTATAATATTATGGTAATTGGTTAGAATACTGATCCTGGAACCATCATAATTACCCCATGCACCAGTATTGCCGAGGGTGTTGTTCTGAGTAAAACCTTTAGAGAGGTCGAAACGGTAACCATCTACTTTAAAATCAGTAATCCAATACTCCAGGATTCTCTTCATGTAGTCCTTTGTATCCTGCGATTCATGGTTAAAGTCGAAGCCTACATTGAAATCATGTTTTGCCACAGTATTATAATATGGACTATTGGCAGCGGGCCTGCTGTTAGCTGCATCCCAGTAAAGCTGAACATAAGGGGAAGTACCAAAGGAATGATTTAATACCATATCCAATATTACAGCAATTCCATTGGCATGGCATACATCAATCATTTCTTTCAACTTTGCTTCTGTTCCGTAATATTTGTCCACAGCAAAATAGTAACATGGATTATATCCCCAGCTAAGGTTTCCTTCAAATTCGCTCACGGGCATAAATTCAATTGCATTAATCCCCATTCTTTTGAGGTAGGGTAATGTATCAATGATAGACTGGAAGCTATGCGGTGAAGAAAAGTCGCGAATTAACAATTCATAAATCACCAGGTCAGTAACTGGAGGCATTGTGAAATTTGTAGTCTGCCAGGTATATTCGGGCTGGTTCGTTTGTAACACTGTAGCCACCCCGGAAGTTTTTCCTGCAGGGTAATCGATTAATCCCGGATAAGTAACATCATCGATATAATGGTCATTCCATGGATCACTCACTTTTTTTGCATACGGGTCACCTACCCTGATACTACCATCGACAAAGTACTGGTAGACATATTCTTTACCGGGGACAAGGTTACCAACAGGGCACCAATATCTTTTGCCATCGGGTGTCCTGAACATATAATTAAGATCTCCCGGAAGCCAGTTATTAAAATCGCCCAGTACAAATGCAAATTCCTTAAGAGGAGCATAAAGGCAAAGGACCAGGCTATCGGCTGAAATGTAGTTGATCCCATCAATGATGCCTGCAGGCAATTCAGCAGTAACAACGGGAGGGCGTACATAATAGTAGAAAGAATCTGCAACCATATTGGTTGTTGTTTTAGCAATCGCTTTAACAAGCACTCTTCCATATTGGGTTGGAGTAATGTTTGTGGACAGGCTGGTGCCAGTATTTGCAGCAATTTGCTGACCATTGGCATAAAGAATTGTAGAGTCGGCCAACAATGAAGAAACTGAAACTGCGAAAGAAACACCGATTTGGGCAAACATGAAATCCTGGTCAGGATTTGTTATTTTGACGCTCAAACCTGAAGGGTAAATATCATAAAAAATATCTCCGTTAGTGGATGTTTTTCCTTCGAGCCAGGTTCCACCGACCTGAACTCCGGACCGAAATACAAATGCAAGTTTTTCTATTTGCTCATTGGCAGGAACACCGTAATAATCTCTGATAGAAGGAGAAATAGCAAGTTTCCATTTATTATTCCCAAGATTTGTAAGTTTACAAGCCGGTATATTAACACCCCAGTCTGCTTTCACATATTTCCAGTCGGATGTGCTGGTACTGAGGTTTGTAATCACACCAGTATGGGCATAAACATCCCCTGTATATCCGGCAAGTCCGCCACTACCCTGGGTTGCATCGAACACAACCTCTACTCCGTCCAGATCAGTAGGAAGCGCTGGAGTAACTGTAATGAGTTGACTGTAACCTGTTAAGGTCGAAATAGCAAAAACAATAAAGAAAAGGTGTCTAATTTTCATCGTGAGGTTTTTTTAATCTGATTACAAAAGTAACACTTTTGAAACCTTATTACCAAGGCTTCAGGAAAGGCAATACAGTTTTCGATTAAAGAATTCAACCTTTATTACAAAAAAATCAAATGAAATTATACATTTGCGTTTAGCAATTAATATTCAGGATATCATGATGAGTAAACGTCCACGTCTTACTTTCTGGCAAATCTGGAACATGAGTTTCGGATTTATGGGCATTCAATTTGGGTTTGCCTTGCAGAATGCAAATGCTTCCCGCATTTTACAAACTTTCGGGGCCGAGGTAGACCATTTGAGCTGGTTTTGGCTGGTAGCTCCGGTTACAGGAATGATCATTCAGCCCATTATTGGACTGGCGAGCGATAAAACCTGGAACAGACTAGGGAGAAGAAGGCCCTATTTTCTGGCCGGGGCCATCCTTACCAGTACTGCCTTGATACTTATGCCCAATGCGCCACATCTGGCTACATTTATTGCTCCAATGTTTATTGGTGGAGGCTTGCTTATGATCATGGATGCATCCATCAACATTTCCATGGAACCTTTCAGGGCATTGGTTGCCGACAAATTGCCTGAAGTACAGCACACCCTGGGTTTTTCAGTCCAGACTCTGCTGATTGGAATAGGGGCAGTAGTCGGTTCATGGTTGCCATATATCCTGGGAAACTGGTTTGGGATATCAAAGGAAGCTTCCGGAGCAGGATTAATTCCTGATAATGTTGCTTTCTCTTTCTATGTGGGTGCAGCGGTTCTTC
This window encodes:
- a CDS encoding TonB-dependent receptor; translation: MKKQFISFKVLFLILVWAFSFQAYAQEVKLTGKITDGADGKTLPGVTVLIKGTSTGTISDIDGKYSLNVNAGSTLVFSYIGYTTQEVVVGAQKTIDVVLNSSSTGLSEVVVIGYGQVKKSDATGSISTVSTKDFNRGVINSAQELLVGKSAGVVITTAGGAPGAGATIRVRGGSSLNASNDPLIIIDGVPIDNNGVAGSSNILSFVNPNDIETFTVLKDASATAIYGSRASNGVILITTKKGVVGSGMKLAYNGSTSFSVPTAFIDVYSGDQIREIAFNHKDLFGADSYNKLGSANTDWQKEIYRTAISQDHNVSLTGAVKSLPYRISLGYTGQEGIVKNTDMQRLTGAISLNPTFFDNSLKVTMNAKGMSAHHNYGDAGAVGSAIAMDPSQVVRDGNENSNGYFNWMNYDANLGTMNPLQQALDIDNTSIVNRFIGNIQLDYKLPFLPDLRANLNLATDYTKSDGHNDRWPTNLTVPSTGNYSEYIGKNTNNLLDFYLNYTKDLESIRSKIDLTGGYSWQHFERNNDNLSFIYHLVGETDQKIVTKSITENYLVSFFGRLNYTFMDRYLLTFTLREDGSSRFSKDNRWGLFPSAAFAWKIKEESFLKDVTVVSDLKLRLGWGVTGQQDIGNDYPYMARYVNSSTGSYYIIDGEYIPTLRPSTYDPNIKWEETTTQNIGIDFGFMKDRITGSFDLYKRVTDDLLNTVTIPTGSNFSNILLTNVGSLENKGAELSLNVIPVLKKDFSVNIGFNLTYNKNEITKLLLSDDPKFIGVLYGDAFTGQKQVTRVGFPAYSFFVNKQVYDADGNPVEGLYVDLSGEGGSVNGDNNDKYIYHNPAPDYLMGFSFRVNYKNFDMAASTRASIGNYVYNQVAAGASYDQMYQIGYWHNEPTFLDDTKFVKRQFTSDYFVENASFFKLDNVSVGYNFDEFCKKMNARLSFTIQNALTITKYSGIDPEVSGGIDNNFYPRPRIFMVGLSLSY
- a CDS encoding LacI family DNA-binding transcriptional regulator; translation: MTKPTPLTIKDIARNLGVSVSTVSRALKDHPDISSETKMMIKTYAEQVNYRPNVLALSLRKQKSNTIGLIIPAIVHHFFSSVISGIEDLAYKEGYNLIICQSNENQHREAINLQTLIDHRVDGILVSLSKTTQEFDHFREAIDSGTPIVFYDRVSDELEVDKVITDDFEGGRIATHHLINRGCRKILHLAAPQHLLIGKNRSNGYCEALRENNLEVREDWILKCDTREEVLTLRNHLINLAPEIDGIFAVNDSTAIEAIRVLQSHNFRVPEDIAVIGYGDGPNATIIHPELTTVVQKGYEMGRESVKMLLRRLNNPAAEINFQTKVFKPTLIVRQSA
- a CDS encoding T9SS type A sorting domain-containing protein, coding for MKIRHLFFIVFAISTLTGYSQLITVTPALPTDLDGVEVVFDATQGSGGLAGYTGDVYAHTGVITNLSTSTSDWKYVKADWGVNIPACKLTNLGNNKWKLAISPSIRDYYGVPANEQIEKLAFVFRSGVQVGGTWLEGKTSTNGDIFYDIYPSGLSVKITNPDQDFMFAQIGVSFAVSVSSLLADSTILYANGQQIAANTGTSLSTNITPTQYGRVLVKAIAKTTTNMVADSFYYYVRPPVVTAELPAGIIDGINYISADSLVLCLYAPLKEFAFVLGDFNNWLPGDLNYMFRTPDGKRYWCPVGNLVPGKEYVYQYFVDGSIRVGDPYAKKVSDPWNDHYIDDVTYPGLIDYPAGKTSGVATVLQTNQPEYTWQTTNFTMPPVTDLVIYELLIRDFSSPHSFQSIIDTLPYLKRMGINAIEFMPVSEFEGNLSWGYNPCYYFAVDKYYGTEAKLKEMIDVCHANGIAVILDMVLNHSFGTSPYVQLYWDAANSRPAANSPYYNTVAKHDFNVGFDFNHESQDTKDYMKRILEYWITDFKVDGYRFDLSKGFTQNNTLGNTGAWGNYDGSRISILTNYHNIIKAKNANAVLILEHFANNDEEKELSNRGMLLWGNINYNYNEAAMGYTSNSDISWASYASRGWSNPTLVSYMESHDEERQMFKCISSGNSTAGYSIKDTTIALQRAALTATFFLTIPGPKMIWQFGEMGYDYSINYPSGTSASRLDNKPPRWDYMSQERRRDLYNTYAALIHLRTENPVFRTQNFTLEVGGALKKIKLQDASMSAVILGNFNITSTNIIPNFHNTGRWYDYLNNDSIEVSDVTAPITLKAGEAKVYLSKKVANPYGFGENVASGFDVQIAPNPVTDACKILLTCKGNQLYEVSFYNLSGIQVSKPMKGKLNQEKLLTWYPETPGLYLIRVQVGNQVTTKKVVVY
- a CDS encoding SusE domain-containing protein; translated protein: MKSKLIIYLAFLGMISLFASCEKDGDKVVMLTDPAAPTLQTLPDLTLTRANGTNILTFVGTPVNPGFNASANYFLEACVTGNNFVDAVTLYTGVKNTEIKISVSDLNGLLLKKLPADQTTSVDFRIRSILVVDAGTGAPGTGSDPMEYTSAVVTANVSTYGLPRLELIGSGMAQKIESALGDGAYFGFVKLDVTQPFTLKDPDANITYGASGASLAVNGVGITPPSNGWYQLSANTTALTYSLDPYMIGLVGSATPNGWDSPDQKMDYNPQNGSWNITIDLVVGEIKFRLNDGWAWNLGGTPEKLEHNGPNIAISEAGNYTISMTITDPTPGTEAGTYTLVKN
- a CDS encoding RagB/SusD family nutrient uptake outer membrane protein; this encodes MKRNTFIIGIALSALMIVSCVKDLDVTPKDPNTILSGNLSDDPEYMKQVLGKIYASFIISGQGSGDGRGDDISASDGNFFTTMRAFWNCQEITTDEAICAWGDVGIADLNTQTWSSSNPFLTALYQRLGLSITYANDYIKFTEGNSDPKIIRYNAEAKYLRALAYYWYLDLFGNPPFTTESDGVGKFYPTQLDRELLVARPMLFNYIVSQLKSIEDKLSDPGTAYPQADRGAVWMLLAKLYLNAEVYTGTAKWDSCKYYADKVITSGAYSLADNYRQNFSADNDGQSNPEMIFGFAQDGINIQGYVGTTFIIESSSDAVYLRAEDFHGLTTNTNWNGNRARKQFLNVMIDTLATYGGNPVPWDTDPFFTTSKDSRVYLRVKKSPDIPSASSSGDYGIGVYKFTARNADESQAANYNSAFASTDFPIFRFADAIMMRAEANFRLGNTADAVADINTIRTRAFGDNSGNITAAQLNAQFILDERGREFYYEAQRRTDLVRFGQFTDGNYKWAWKGGTFNGSATSNHLNVFPIPGAEVSANPNIKQNPGY